CCGCAAAACAGTACTTTTTTATCGTTGCGGAAAGCCTCTGTAATGACATTGGCTACTTGTTCGACTATGCTGAGCAATGATTCATCAGCGAGAACGGCTTGTTTGACACTGATGGAATTCGCGATGACTTCTTTGATTCTGTTCATTTGACTGTCCATGTGGTTACTCCTAATTTACTGAAATGTACACTATATACTTCTCCTCCGTAGGAGGCGAGTTTTTCTGAAACGGCGTATCGCGTGTTTCCGGGGCAGAAGAAGGTCATAAACCCGCCACCGCCGGCACCTGACAACTTCCCTCCTGTGGCGCCCATTTTGCGGGCTTGTTCATAAATATCATCAATGACCGGGTTGGAAATGCCTTCGGCCAGGTTCTTTTTAAACTGCCAGCCATAATCCAACAAATCGCCGATACGTTTGAGCTCTCCGCGAAGCAGGGCTTCCTTCATCATATAGGCCTGCTTTTTGAGTTCGTGCATGGCCTCTATGGATTTACCTTGTTTTTGGGAGACACTCTTTGATTGTGCTTCAATAATCGTAGAGGACAAACGGCTGGTGCCTGTATAATACAACAAAGTATTGAACTCCAGCTCCATGATATAGCTGCTGCGTATCCGCAGAGGATTGACGATCACCTTGTCATCGTGGTAAAACTCCATGAAGTTGAATCCTCCAAACGTAGCCGCATACTGGTCCTGCTTTCCTCCGGCAAACTGCAAATCCACCCGCTCTATATCATGGGCCAGGTGGGCTATGTCATATTCGCCCAGCGGCAGGCGCAGCCATTCGGTAAAAGCACCTACAATCGCTACCACAAGCGTAGATGAAGAGCCCAGACCTGATCCGGGAGGGGCATCTACATACGTGTTGAGCTCGAAGGAAAGTGGTGCATTATGATTAAAATCTTTGACTATCCGGTTGTAAACGCCTTTCAACAGGTCCAACTCGCCATTGATAGGAAGCCTTGCATGGCTCTCC
The Bacteroidia bacterium DNA segment above includes these coding regions:
- a CDS encoding dehydrogenase codes for the protein MIIRSKAPLRIGLAGGGTDVSPYSDEYGGSILNATIDKYAYATIIPRQNGKIVLNALDKGERIELESHARLPINGELDLLKGVYNRIVKDFNHNAPLSFELNTYVDAPPGSGLGSSSTLVVAIVGAFTEWLRLPLGEYDIAHLAHDIERVDLQFAGGKQDQYAATFGGFNFMEFYHDDKVIVNPLRIRSSYIMELEFNTLLYYTGTSRLSSTIIEAQSKSVSQKQGKSIEAMHELKKQAYMMKEALLRGELKRIGDLLDYGWQFKKNLAEGISNPVIDDIYEQARKMGATGGKLSGAGGGGFMTFFCPGNTRYAVSEKLASYGGEVYSVHFSKLGVTTWTVK